Proteins encoded in a region of the Nicotiana tomentosiformis chromosome 9, ASM39032v3, whole genome shotgun sequence genome:
- the LOC104107681 gene encoding polyamine oxidase 5-like isoform X1, translated as MELKADDSGSNSFLDGTLQPRLGRPHGSAPSVIVIGGGISGVAAARFLQNASFKVLLLESRDRLGGRIHTDYSFGCPVDMGASWLHGVCNENPLAPLIRRLGLTMYRTSGDNSVLYDHDLESCMLFDMDGHQVPQNTVSLVGDAFKKILTETEKVRNEYSHDLSVLQAISIVLDRHPELRQEGISHEVLQWYICRMEAWFAADADTISLKTWDQEQVLTGGHGLMVQGYYPVVEALSNDIDIRLNHRVKRITNGYNKVMVTVEDGRNFVADAAIITVPVGVLKANLIEFKPELPEWKLSAIADLGVGNENKIALRFDNVFWPNVELLGIVAPTSYACGYFLNLHKATGHRVLVYMAAGRLAYDVEKLSDSDAADFAMRQLKKMFPNAPAPVQYLVSRWGTDPDSLGCYSYDLVGKPTDVYDRLRAPLGNLFFGGEAVCMDDHQGSVHGAYSAGIIAAEDCCRHLIKRLGSLEMVQLISSREEILKAAVPLQISRM; from the exons ATGGAACTCAAAGCAGATGATTCTGGCTCAAATTCTTTCCTTGACG GCACTTTACAACCCCGCTTAGGGAGGCCACATGGCTCAGCTCCATCAGTAATTGTAATTGGTGGAGGTATCTCAGGGGTAGCGGCTGCACGTTTCCTTCAGAATGCTTCTTTTAAG GTGCTCTTGCTGGAGTCACGGGATAGACTTGGTGGTCGCATACACACTGACTACTCGTTTGGTTGTCCAGTTGATATGGGAGCTTCATG GCTCCACGGAGTGTGTAATGAAAATCCTTTGGCTCCATTGATTCGGCGTTTGGGGCTTACTATGTATCGAACTAGTGGTGACAACTCAGTGCTGTATGACCATGATTTGGAAAG tTGCATGCTGTTTGACATGGACGGTCATCAAGTTCCTCAAAACACAGTTTCTTTAGTTGGAGATGCATTCAAGAAAATCCTCACTGAG ACTGAGAAAGTAAGAAATGAGTATAGTCATGATCTATCGGTTCTTCAAGCAATATCTATTGTATTGGACAGGCATCCTGAGCTAAG GCAAGAAGGAATCTCTCATGAAGTATTACAGTGGTACATATGCAGAATGGAGGCTTGGTTTGCTGCTGATGCAGACACGATCTCTCTGAAAACCTGGGATCAG GAGCAAGTTCTTACGGGTGGTCATGGATTAATGGTGCAGGGTTATTACCCGGTGGTAGAGGCATTGTCAAACGATATTGACATCCGTTTGAATCACAG GGTTAAGAGGATTACAAATGGGTATAACAAGGTGATGGTTACAGTTGAGGATGGGAGGAATTTTGTTGCGGATGCTGCTATAATAACTGTGCCTGTTGGAGTCCTCAAAGCCAACTTAATTGAGTTCAAACCAGAATTGCCAGAATGGAAGCTTTCTGCAATAGCAGATCTTGGTGTGGGCAACGAAAACAAGATTGCATTACGATTTGATAACGTATTTTGGCCAAATGTTGAATTGTTAGGCATTGTTGCACCCACCTCTTATGCTTGTGGTTATTTTCTTAACCTCCACAAGGCAACAGGGCATCGAGTCCTTGTCTATATGGCTGCTGGAAGACTTGCTTATGACGTCGAGAAATTATCAGACAGTGATGCTGCTGATTTTGCTATGCGGCAGCTGAAGAAAATGTTTCCTAATGCACCTGCCCCT GTTCAGTATCTTGTATCACGCTGGGGAACAGATCCCGACTCCCTAGGATGTTATTCGTATGATCTGGTTGGAAAGCCAACGGATGTATATGATAGGCTTCGAGCACCCTTAGGTAATCTATTCTTTGGAGGCGAAGCCGTCTGTATGGATGACCATCAAGGGTCCGTGCATGGTGCCTATTCTGCTGGAATCATAGCTGCTGAAGATTGCTGCCGGCATCTCATTAAGAGACTTGGAAGTCTTGAAATGGTTCAGCTTATTTCCTCTCGGGAAGAAATTCTCAAAGCCGCAGTTCCCCTCCAGATTTCCAGGATGTAA
- the LOC104107681 gene encoding probable polyamine oxidase 4 isoform X2 — MLHLRLHGVCNENPLAPLIRRLGLTMYRTSGDNSVLYDHDLESCMLFDMDGHQVPQNTVSLVGDAFKKILTETEKVRNEYSHDLSVLQAISIVLDRHPELRQEGISHEVLQWYICRMEAWFAADADTISLKTWDQEQVLTGGHGLMVQGYYPVVEALSNDIDIRLNHRVKRITNGYNKVMVTVEDGRNFVADAAIITVPVGVLKANLIEFKPELPEWKLSAIADLGVGNENKIALRFDNVFWPNVELLGIVAPTSYACGYFLNLHKATGHRVLVYMAAGRLAYDVEKLSDSDAADFAMRQLKKMFPNAPAPVQYLVSRWGTDPDSLGCYSYDLVGKPTDVYDRLRAPLGNLFFGGEAVCMDDHQGSVHGAYSAGIIAAEDCCRHLIKRLGSLEMVQLISSREEILKAAVPLQISRM; from the exons ATG TTGCATCTCAGGCTCCACGGAGTGTGTAATGAAAATCCTTTGGCTCCATTGATTCGGCGTTTGGGGCTTACTATGTATCGAACTAGTGGTGACAACTCAGTGCTGTATGACCATGATTTGGAAAG tTGCATGCTGTTTGACATGGACGGTCATCAAGTTCCTCAAAACACAGTTTCTTTAGTTGGAGATGCATTCAAGAAAATCCTCACTGAG ACTGAGAAAGTAAGAAATGAGTATAGTCATGATCTATCGGTTCTTCAAGCAATATCTATTGTATTGGACAGGCATCCTGAGCTAAG GCAAGAAGGAATCTCTCATGAAGTATTACAGTGGTACATATGCAGAATGGAGGCTTGGTTTGCTGCTGATGCAGACACGATCTCTCTGAAAACCTGGGATCAG GAGCAAGTTCTTACGGGTGGTCATGGATTAATGGTGCAGGGTTATTACCCGGTGGTAGAGGCATTGTCAAACGATATTGACATCCGTTTGAATCACAG GGTTAAGAGGATTACAAATGGGTATAACAAGGTGATGGTTACAGTTGAGGATGGGAGGAATTTTGTTGCGGATGCTGCTATAATAACTGTGCCTGTTGGAGTCCTCAAAGCCAACTTAATTGAGTTCAAACCAGAATTGCCAGAATGGAAGCTTTCTGCAATAGCAGATCTTGGTGTGGGCAACGAAAACAAGATTGCATTACGATTTGATAACGTATTTTGGCCAAATGTTGAATTGTTAGGCATTGTTGCACCCACCTCTTATGCTTGTGGTTATTTTCTTAACCTCCACAAGGCAACAGGGCATCGAGTCCTTGTCTATATGGCTGCTGGAAGACTTGCTTATGACGTCGAGAAATTATCAGACAGTGATGCTGCTGATTTTGCTATGCGGCAGCTGAAGAAAATGTTTCCTAATGCACCTGCCCCT GTTCAGTATCTTGTATCACGCTGGGGAACAGATCCCGACTCCCTAGGATGTTATTCGTATGATCTGGTTGGAAAGCCAACGGATGTATATGATAGGCTTCGAGCACCCTTAGGTAATCTATTCTTTGGAGGCGAAGCCGTCTGTATGGATGACCATCAAGGGTCCGTGCATGGTGCCTATTCTGCTGGAATCATAGCTGCTGAAGATTGCTGCCGGCATCTCATTAAGAGACTTGGAAGTCTTGAAATGGTTCAGCTTATTTCCTCTCGGGAAGAAATTCTCAAAGCCGCAGTTCCCCTCCAGATTTCCAGGATGTAA
- the LOC104107670 gene encoding protein OXIDATIVE STRESS 3 isoform X2 has product MMSLKMGSVSYNQQNNHGIMVEQNQDSLCTDSSSEVSSNFSSSADDELFGEEEGEEGNFSSSSSDPTSPNSSGSSSHERTTGALQNMSSLLQKLPFKRGLSKHYNGKSQSFTSLSNVSSLEDLAKPENPYNKKLKSCKSYGVFLEGFKSDHHQSLNSKKTNRVGSYSSLRGRRNGSFLGNNNRPPVPPHRSTSFTNPTPLFA; this is encoded by the exons ATGATGAGTCTGAAAATGGGTTCAGTTTCTTACAACCAACAAAACAACCATGGGATCATGGTTGAGCAAAATCAAGATTCTCTGTGTACTGATTCTTCTTCAGAAGTTTCTAGTAATTTCTCGTCGTCTGCAGACGACGAGTTGTTTGGTGAAGAAGAGGGAGAAGAAGGAAacttttcttcttcatcttctgaTCCAACTTCTCCTAATTCTTCTGGTAGTTCAAGTCATGAGCGCACAACGGGAGCTTTGCAAAATATGTCCTCTCTTCTTCAAAAACTTCCCTTCAA GAGAGGATTGTCAAAGCATTACAATGGAAAATCACAATCATTCACCTCTTTATCAAATGTGAGTAGCTTAGAGGACTTGGCCAAACCTGAAAACCCATACAACAAGAAACTCAAATCATGCAAAAGCTATGGAGTATTTTTGGAAGGTTTTAAATCAGATCATCACCAGTCTC TCAACTCAAAGAAAACAAACAGAGTTGGATCATATTCATCACTTAGGGGAAGGAGAAATGGTAGCTTTCTTGGAAATAATAATAGACCTCCTGTTCCTCCACATAGATCAACTAGTTTTACTAATCCAACCCCTTTATTTGCTtga
- the LOC104107670 gene encoding protein OXIDATIVE STRESS 3 isoform X1, with translation MMSLKMGSVSYNQQNNHGIMVEQNQDSLCTDSSSEVSSNFSSSADDELFGEEEGEEGNFSSSSSDPTSPNSSGSSSHERTTGALQNMSSLLQKLPFKRGLSKHYNGKSQSFTSLSNVSSLEDLAKPENPYNKKLKSCKSYGVFLEGFKSDHHQSPPTRRGSSSSKLNSKKTNRVGSYSSLRGRRNGSFLGNNNRPPVPPHRSTSFTNPTPLFA, from the exons ATGATGAGTCTGAAAATGGGTTCAGTTTCTTACAACCAACAAAACAACCATGGGATCATGGTTGAGCAAAATCAAGATTCTCTGTGTACTGATTCTTCTTCAGAAGTTTCTAGTAATTTCTCGTCGTCTGCAGACGACGAGTTGTTTGGTGAAGAAGAGGGAGAAGAAGGAAacttttcttcttcatcttctgaTCCAACTTCTCCTAATTCTTCTGGTAGTTCAAGTCATGAGCGCACAACGGGAGCTTTGCAAAATATGTCCTCTCTTCTTCAAAAACTTCCCTTCAA GAGAGGATTGTCAAAGCATTACAATGGAAAATCACAATCATTCACCTCTTTATCAAATGTGAGTAGCTTAGAGGACTTGGCCAAACCTGAAAACCCATACAACAAGAAACTCAAATCATGCAAAAGCTATGGAGTATTTTTGGAAGGTTTTAAATCAGATCATCACCAGTCTCCTCCTACAAGAAGAGGCAGCAGTTCTTCAAAACTCAACTCAAAGAAAACAAACAGAGTTGGATCATATTCATCACTTAGGGGAAGGAGAAATGGTAGCTTTCTTGGAAATAATAATAGACCTCCTGTTCCTCCACATAGATCAACTAGTTTTACTAATCCAACCCCTTTATTTGCTtga